A single window of Gossypium arboreum isolate Shixiya-1 chromosome 13, ASM2569848v2, whole genome shotgun sequence DNA harbors:
- the LOC108464129 gene encoding 3-ketoacyl-CoA synthase 10, translating to MVVVLHRYTRSFNMARNEQDLLSTEIVNRGIESSGPNAGSLTFSVRVRRRLPDFLQSVNLKYVKLGYHYLINHGIYLATIPVLVLVFSAEVGSLSREELWKKLWEDARYDLATVLSFFAVFVFTVSVYFMSRPRSIYLIDFACYRPHDDLKVTKDQFIELARASGKFDEASLEFQKKILKSSGIGDETYVPKVIMSKENCATMKEGRLEASTVMFGALDELFEKTRIRPKDVGVLVVNCSIFNPTPSLSAMIINHYKMRGNILSYNLGGMGCSAGIIAVDLARDMLQANPNNYAVVVSTEMVGYNWYPGRDRSMLVPNCFFRMGCSAVLLSNRRRDYRRAKYRLEHLVRTHKGADDRSFRSIYQEEDEQGFKGLKVSKDLMEIGGDALKTNITTLGPLVLPFSEQLFFFATLIWRHFFGGDKSKTSLSPSSKPYIPDYKLAFEHFCVHAASKTVLDELQKNLELSENNMEASRMTLHRFGNTSSSSIWYELAYLEAKERVKRGDRIWQIAFGSGFKCNSVVWRSMRRVRKPSRDNPWLDCIDRYPVRA from the exons atggtgGTGGTTCTTCACCGTTACACCAGGTCTTTTAATATGGCTAGAAATGAGCAAGATCTGTTGTCAACTGAGATTGTCAACCGTGGGATCGAATCATCGGGACCGAACGCCGGTTCGTTAACGTTCTCGGTTCGGGTTCGAAGACGACTACCTGATTTTCTTCAGTCAGTTAACTTGAAGTATGTGAAGTTAGGGTACCATTATTTGATCAACCATGGTATATATTTGGCTACCATACCTGTTTTGGTACTCGTTTTTAGTGCCGAAGTGGGTAGTCTTAGTAGGGAAGAGCTTTGGAAAAAGCTTTGGGAAGATGCTCGTTATGATCTCGCCACCGTGCTGTCTTTTTTCGCTGTTTTTGTGTTCACCGTTTCCGTTTACTTCATGTCACGCCCTCGTTCCATTTATCTAATTGATTTCGCTTGTTATCGTCCTCACGATGACTTAAAG gTGACGAAAGATCAGTTCATTGAGCTTGCAAGAGCATCAGGCAAGTTCGATGAAGCGAGTCTTGAATTCCAGAAAAAGATACTGAAATCTTCAGGGATTGGGGACGAAACATATGTTCCGAAGGTGATTATGTCTAAAGAAAACTGTGCCACAATGAAAGAAGGCCGTCTCGAGGCGTCGACTGTGATGTTTGGTGCCTTGGATGAGCTCTTTGAGAAAACCAGGATCCGACCCAAGGATGTTGGGGTCCTCGTTGTGAACTGTAGCATATTCAACCCGACTCCGTCCCTCTCGGCGATGATCATCAACCATTATAAGATGAGAGGTAATATTTTGAGCTACAACCTCGGCGGGATGGGGTGCAGTGCGGGGATTATTGCGGTGGATTTGGCTCGAGATATGTTGCAAGCTAACCCGAATAACTATGCGGTGGTGGTGAGCACTGAAATGGTGGGTTATAATTGGTACCCTGGACGGGACCGGTCCATGCTTGTTCCGAATTGTTTTTTCAGGATGGGATGCTCCGCTGTGCTTTTGTCTAACCGCCGTCGTGACTACCGCCGTGCTAAGTATCGTCTTGAACACCTTGTACGGACGCATAAAGGTGCCGATGACCGGAGTTTCAG GTCAATCTAccaggaagaagatgaacaaggTTTCAAAGGTCTTAAAGTCAGCAAAGACCTAATGGAAATCGGCGGCGACGCCCTCAAAACCAACATCACAACATTGGGTCCACTCGTCCTCCCCTTCTCCGAACAACTCTTCTTCTTCGCCACCCTTATTTGGCGCCATTTCTTCGGCGGCGATAAATCCAAAACCTCCCTATCACCGTCGTCGAAGCCATACATCCCCGACTACAAGCTCGCCTTCGAACACTTCTGCGTCCACGCCGCAAGCAAGACGGTGCTAGACGAGCTGCAAAAGAACTTGGAACTCAGCGAAAACAACATGGAAGCATCGAGGATGACCTTACACCGATTCGGCAACACATCGAGCAGCAGCATATGGTACGAATTGGCTTATTTGGAAGCTAAAGAAAGGGTTAAAAGAGGGGATAGGATCTGGCAAATAGCATTCGGTTCTGGGTTTAAATGCAACAGTGTGGTTTGGCGATCCATGCGTCGTGTGAGGAAGCCTTCAAGGGATAACCCATGGcttgattgcattgatagataccCTGTGAGAGCTTAG
- the LOC108461907 gene encoding F-box only protein 13-like has product MEIGNGCISKKRKLVEEGSLDELNEDLLERVLSWLPTSTLFRLGSVCKRWKSMADSQSFKLACSRIPSRDPWFYMVDADLNRSIVFDSAKSSWKRLNHPSLLLRDHNRDSIPVAASGGLVCFRNMSGGYIVCNPVTGSCRELPPVDPGQSLLAIAMNAYSNYHGSYKLVLVSGDLPKLSFKVYNSITNCWEEEIMLRRNADDCTKSNDNDDDAVYFLSTAGNVVVTNMQRSPSKQYSSVFTLKDGEEIVYFLTSSGRVIACNLTQKCFSEYPRLLPVFSEYSIDVVECKGEMLVVVLSEFFESASLRVWQCDPKTKTWNQIAVMPPAMSHEFYDKKLDINCVGAGDQIFICLSSAELCSYVLYNFVTNRWVELPECSVNGESLEFMSALSFEPRIEASV; this is encoded by the coding sequence atggagattgGTAATGGCTGCATTTCAAAGAAGAGAAAGTTAGTTGAAGAAGGGTCCTTGGATGAGCTTAATGAAGACCTTTTAGAAAGGGTACTCTCATGGCTGCCAACTTCAACGTTGTTTCGCCTCGGTTCAGTGTGCAAGAGATGGAAATCAATGGCGGATTCTCAAAGTTTCAAGCTTGCTTGCTCAAGGATTCCTTCAAGGGATCCATGGTTTTACATGGTGGACGCCGATCTTAATCGATCGATTGTCTTTGATTCCGCCAAGAGTAGTTGGAAAAGACTCAACCATCCGTCTCTACTATTGCGTGATCATAACCGCGACTCCATCCCGGTTGCAGCGTCCGGTGGCCTTGTTTGTTTTAGAAACATGTCTGGTGGTTACATCGTATGCAATCCCGTGACTGGATCTTGTCGCGAACTGCCTCCTGTGGATCCGGGTCAGTCCCTTCTTGCTATTGCAATGAATGCATATTCCAACTACCATGGTTCATATAAGCTAGTTTTGGTATCTGGTGATCTTCCAAAACTTTCGTTTAAAGTTTATAACTCGATTACCAATTGCTGGGAAGAAGAGATTATGTTGAGAAGAAACGCCGATGATTGTACCAAATCCAACGACAACGATGATGATGCCGTTTACTTCCTTAGTACAGCCGGAAACGTAGTGGTAACCAACATGCAAAGAAGCCCTTCCAAGCAATATTCATCAGTGTTTACACTTAAAGATGGTGAAGAGATTGTTTATTTCCTCACCTCCTCAGGCAGAGTAATTGCTTGCAATCTTACCCAAAAGTGTTTCTCCGAATACCCAAGACTGTTGCCGGTCTTCTCTGAGTACTCCATCGATGTGGTGGAGTGTAAAGGAGAGATGTTGGTCGTAGTGTTATCCGAATTCTTCGAAAGTGCTAGCCTTAGGGTATGGCAATGTGATCCAAAAACGAAGACATGGAATCAGATTGCAGTGATGCCGCCTGCAATGTCACACGAGTTTTACGACAAGAAGTTGGACATAAACTGTGTTGGTGCTGGTGATCAGATCTTTATCTGCTTAAGCTCTGCTGAGCTTTGCAGCTATGTTCTGTACAATTTCGTGACGAACCGATGGGTGGAATTGCCCGAATGCTCGGTGAACGGTGAATCGTTGGAGTTCATGTCTGCGTTGTCGTTTGAGCCGAGGATTGAGGCTTCGGTATGA
- the LOC108463097 gene encoding glucan endo-1,3-beta-glucosidase 5-like, with the protein MGEIRLFWLLFVWVLGIERGVSGLACNWGLQSTHPLPPNIVVKLLKDNGFDKVKLFEADPGALKALGKSGIQVMVGIPNDMLASLAGSAGNAEAWVQQNVSNYVSKYGTDIRVVAIGNEPFLHSYKDMFTQTTLPALQNIQAALAKAGLGKKVKTTVPLNADVYQTDSGLPSGGDFRPDVRDLMLKIIKFIQDNGGILTINIYPFLSLQADPNFPKEFAFFDNKANPVVDGPIVYTNVYDANFDTLISALEKNGFGQMPVVIGEVGWPTDCDPNANIDNARRFNQGLLDRIIRGQGTPKRRAPPDVYIFSLIDEDNKSVEPGNFERHWGIFNYDGSIKYPLDLGKGKALAPAKGVKYLARQWCVLSPSAGVSDPNALAQSISQACQYADCTSIGPGSSCSNLDPQRNASYAFNMYYQTMDQRKDACSFNNLSTVTTVDPSQPPCRFEIMIDIGKHELSLSNKIPAAGFGTLLLVSLMLVLGLANGVH; encoded by the exons ATGGGTGAAATTCGTTTGTTTTGGTTATTGTTTGTTTGGGTGTTGGGAATTGAGAGGGGTGTATCTGGTTTGGCCTGCAACTGGGGGTTGCAATCGACTCATCCATTGCCGCCTAACATAGTGGTGAAGCTACTTAAGGACAATGGATTCGATAAAGTGAAGCTGTTTGAAGCTGATCCAGGTGCACTTAAGGCACTTGGGAAATCAGGAATTCAGGTTATGGTGGGGATACCGAATGATATGTTGGCATCGCTTGCTGGAAGTGCTGGAAATGCTGAAGCTTGGGTTCAACAAAATGTTTCTAATTATGTTTCCAAATATGGAACTGATATAAG GGTTGTAGCCATTGGCAATGAACCTTTTCTTCATTCTTACAAAGATATGTTCACCCAAACAACATTACCAGCCCTTCAAAACATTCAAGCAGCTCTGGCCAAAGCTGGCCTAGGCAAGAAGGTGAAGACAACAGTACCTTTAAACGCGGATGTCTACCAGACCGACAGTGGCTTACCGTCCGGTGGTGATTTCCGACCCGATGTCCGTGACCTAATGCTTAAGATCATCAAGTTCATTCAAGACAATGGTGGCATTCTCACAATTAATATCTACCCTTTTCTTAGTCTCCAAGCTGACCCCAATTTCCCTAAAGAATTTGCTTTCTTTGACAACAAGGCTAATCCCGTCGTCGATGGTCCCATTGTTTACACCAATGTTTATGATGCCAACTTCGATACCCTCATTTCGGCTCTCGAAAAGAATGGATTCGGACAAATGCCGGTTGTCATTGGGGAAGTAGGTTGGCCAACTGACTGTGACCCTAACGCGAACATAGACAACGCCCGCAGGTTCAACCAAGGCCTTCTCGACCGTATCATTCGAGGCCAAGGCACCCCAAAACGTCGTGCCCCACCTGACGTGTACATATTTTCTCTCATCGACGAAGACAACAAGAGTGTTGAGCCTGGGAACTTCGAGAGGCATTGGGGTATCTTCAATTACGATGGAAGCATCAAATATCCGTTAGATTTGGGAAAAGGCAAAGCACTCGCCCCGGCCAAAGGCGTCAAGTACTTGGCCAGGCAATGGTGCGTGTTATCGCCTTCAGCGGGCGTTTCCGACCCCAACGCGTTGGCTCAAAGCATTAGCCAAGCTTGCCAGTACGCCGATTGCACAAGCATTGGCCCCGGATCCTCGTGTTCTAATCTAGACCCCCAACGCAACGCTTCATATGCGTTCAATATGTATTATCAAACCATGGATCAAAGGAAAGATGCATGTTCGTTTAATAACTTATCAACGGTTACAACCGTGGATCCATCTCAGCCACCTTGTCGTTTCGAGATCATGATCGACATTGGAAAACACGAACTCTCTCTGTCTAACAAAATTCCAGCTGCCGGATTTGGAACCCTGCTACTTGTATCTCTGATGCTGGTACTGGGTTTGGCTAATGGTGTCCACTGA